In Kazachstania africana CBS 2517 chromosome 11, complete genome, the DNA window caccaTACCCATTTGATGAGTCCTGACTGAATCTTTCTTCAGGTCTCTTCGTAgttgtttcaaatatgtcttcatcatttgatgGAAATTCAAAGTAACTATAAACtactcttcttttcaattcaaatgaaattggACGGtcatatttctttgatctTATACGTTCAAACCATTGGtcaacattttcattttcttttaataaTGCAACAATAGTAATACTCATATTGTCACATCCAATCCCTGTTCCCTCCGTTGTTGGAGAACAGCAAACATCAATGATTCTGGATGCaatatcattcaatgaCATGCCACCTTTATTGATACCGTAATAGATTAAATCAACACATTCTTGAGACGAAAGACAATCCCATATACCATCACATGCCAAGATTACAAACTCATCGTCATCATAATTCAATTGACGTTGAACAATATCAGGGACACAAGTAACGATTTGTTCGTGAGGCCCtaaatcttcatttgatttgaattcaaaatcacCAATGGCTCTAGATAATGCTAAGTTACCATTGACACGATCCATTTCAACAAATCCATCTGCTGCCAtaattcttgatttttcaCTTATTAAAGTTGGTTTATGATCGTATGATAATGCTTTGGCTACACCTTTTGTCGCCAAGACCGTTCTTGAATCACCAGAATTGGCACATACAAGTAAATTCtgtaattttgatattaaaatACTTGTCGCGGTACAACCACTATGatcattcttcaaaatgttATCCTTTAACATATCTTCATCCATGCTCAAATAAGCGTCAATAAGACATTGAGCAAGATTCCTTTCATTCTTGAACGAATTCTGCCTCAATAAGATTGGAATCATATTCTTACCTGCAAATTGTGCAACACTGGATCCACCATGACCGTCAAAGATAGAATACACCGCAATATGATCCTCTTCCTGTTCATTGAGAACGTTGGGCTCGACAATATGAGAATCCTCCATGGACATTCT includes these proteins:
- the PTC2 gene encoding type 2C protein phosphatase PTC2 (similar to Saccharomyces cerevisiae PTC3 (YBL056W) and PTC2 (YER089C); ancestral locus Anc_7.374) encodes the protein MGQILSNPVIDKEHHSGEDLLTAFGTCAMQGWRMSMEDSHIVEPNVLNEQEEDHIAVYSIFDGHGGSSVAQFAGKNMIPILLRQNSFKNERNLAQCLIDAYLSMDEDMLKDNILKNDHSGCTATSILISKLQNLLVCANSGDSRTVLATKGVAKALSYDHKPTLISEKSRIMAADGFVEMDRVNGNLALSRAIGDFEFKSNEDLGPHEQIVTCVPDIVQRQLNYDDDEFVILACDGIWDCLSSQECVDLIYYGINKGGMSLNDIASRIIDVCCSPTTEGTGIGCDNMSITIVALLKENENVDQWFERIRSKKYDRPISFELKRRVVYSYFEFPSNDEDIFETTTKRPEERFSQDSSNGYGDEDENMYVEDTDADDTEDGAKRNRRGNNSNNIIDGIPLEALLGGGITLSTGPNNEQYISGNLNEMLASFRKGAYQQQHRAEEEEEEEEEEEEEEEEDKE